A window of the Chthoniobacterales bacterium genome harbors these coding sequences:
- a CDS encoding PEP-CTERM sorting domain-containing protein (PEP-CTERM proteins occur, often in large numbers, in the proteomes of bacteria that also encode an exosortase, a predicted intramembrane cysteine proteinase. The presence of a PEP-CTERM domain at a protein's C-terminus predicts cleavage within the sorting domain, followed by covalent anchoring to some some component of the (usually Gram-negative) cell surface. Many PEP-CTERM proteins exhibit an unusual sequence composition that includes large numbers of potential glycosylation sites. Expression of one such protein has been shown restore the ability of a bacterium to form floc, a type of biofilm.) has product MNTCTSLHRNILTLTLALVAMALPLQAALIIPVTYRGNVESNGIGNGAYQQNNFKAEQGSYNNWFGFNLASQGPTTITSAKLYLHNELDGVTGSGTFTIYDVSPASQATLNSGNTTPGVGVFSDLGSGTSYGSTGYSTADNGNYMIIELNVSGLSDLQTAWGSGFFNIGGAATGTGYTFGYSGFVLPEQTYLEITSAPAAVPEPGTWAAAALLAGGASFTRWRKRAKVS; this is encoded by the coding sequence ATGAACACGTGCACGTCTCTCCACCGAAATATCCTCACGCTGACTCTCGCCTTGGTTGCAATGGCCCTCCCGCTGCAAGCCGCCCTTATTATTCCGGTAACCTACCGCGGCAATGTTGAGAGCAATGGCATCGGAAACGGTGCGTATCAGCAAAATAATTTTAAAGCGGAGCAAGGCAGTTACAACAACTGGTTTGGATTTAATCTCGCCAGTCAAGGTCCAACCACCATCACCTCGGCAAAACTTTATCTTCATAACGAACTCGATGGCGTCACCGGCAGTGGCACTTTCACCATCTACGATGTCAGCCCTGCGAGCCAGGCCACCCTGAATTCCGGCAATACTACCCCGGGTGTGGGCGTCTTTTCAGACCTCGGTAGCGGCACTTCCTACGGCTCGACGGGATATTCCACGGCGGACAACGGCAACTACATGATCATCGAACTCAACGTCTCCGGTCTGTCCGATCTGCAAACGGCTTGGGGCAGCGGCTTCTTCAACATCGGCGGTGCCGCCACGGGAACCGGCTACACCTTCGGCTATAGTGGATTCGTCCTGCCCGAACAGACATACCTCGAGATCACTTCTGCGCCCGCTGCCGTCCCTGAACCCGGCACGTGGGCTGCAGCGGCGTTGCTTGCTGGGGGTGCGTCCTTCACCCGCTGGCGCAAGCGCGCGAAGGTTTCCTGA
- a CDS encoding PEP-CTERM sorting domain-containing protein (PEP-CTERM proteins occur, often in large numbers, in the proteomes of bacteria that also encode an exosortase, a predicted intramembrane cysteine proteinase. The presence of a PEP-CTERM domain at a protein's C-terminus predicts cleavage within the sorting domain, followed by covalent anchoring to some some component of the (usually Gram-negative) cell surface. Many PEP-CTERM proteins exhibit an unusual sequence composition that includes large numbers of potential glycosylation sites. Expression of one such protein has been shown restore the ability of a bacterium to form floc, a type of biofilm.), with translation MTRGTRDVEKNTVKRMKTKILQILAVVCFVTLALGTSLRASIVTPIYAVARLSYAEGPPFSGYQFGVFDLGSPTGSPGSYQYAWTSLGSASSEPLANLALNPVTSQMYVQYFFNEYRTVSTSGVVGGSSLGAMDTLFGMSFDNSGNLYGAYSTDWYTLDSSTGSTTSTAPVVNSLYSQFGGGLAYASDGNFYFASSYPSSLYRITAGGTDTPVGDFAGTNYDENGWNTLFSSGVNSYLLNENRLYQVNLSDASLSLMGTITGLPTEFSSGFSGAVGLASSPAAVPEPGTWAAAALLAGGAGFMRWRKRAKVS, from the coding sequence ATGACAAGAGGAACAAGAGATGTTGAAAAAAATACCGTCAAACGCATGAAAACAAAAATCCTCCAGATCCTTGCCGTCGTTTGTTTTGTTACTCTGGCGCTGGGCACTTCGCTCCGTGCGTCCATCGTCACCCCGATTTACGCGGTTGCGAGACTCAGCTACGCGGAAGGTCCGCCCTTCAGCGGCTACCAATTCGGAGTCTTCGACCTCGGCAGCCCGACCGGATCACCAGGCTCTTACCAATATGCTTGGACCAGTTTGGGCAGCGCCTCGTCCGAGCCTTTGGCCAATCTCGCCCTCAACCCGGTCACTTCGCAGATGTATGTGCAATACTTCTTCAACGAATACCGCACGGTCAGCACCAGTGGCGTCGTCGGCGGCTCCAGCCTCGGGGCCATGGACACACTCTTCGGTATGTCCTTCGACAACTCGGGCAATCTCTACGGAGCGTATAGCACCGACTGGTATACGCTCGATTCCTCGACAGGCTCGACCACCAGCACTGCGCCGGTTGTTAACTCGCTTTACTCGCAGTTCGGTGGCGGTCTGGCCTACGCCTCCGACGGAAATTTTTACTTTGCCTCCTCTTATCCCAGTTCGCTTTACCGTATCACGGCCGGCGGAACGGACACGCCGGTCGGTGATTTCGCGGGGACAAATTATGACGAGAACGGGTGGAACACCCTCTTTAGTTCCGGAGTGAACTCCTACTTGCTCAACGAAAATCGTCTGTATCAGGTCAACTTGTCCGATGCTTCACTGTCCCTGATGGGAACGATCACCGGATTGCCGACCGAGTTTAGCTCGGGTTTCTCCGGTGCAGTGGGTCTTGCTTCCAGTCCAGCCGCGGTGCCCGAACCCGGCACGTGGGCCGCGGCGGCTTTGCTCGCTGGCGGCGCAGGCTTCATGAGGTGGCGCAAGCGCGCGAAAGTTTCTTAA